The Gemmatimonadales bacterium genome includes the window CGCCGTGTCGGGGTCCAGCGCCCCGCCCCCCGCCGCGTCAAGGCGCTTCAGCCGGGCAAGGTGGTCCAGGGTGTGCACCAGCAGCACGTCCTCGTCGGTCGCCGCCGGCGCCTCGATCCAGACCGCCTGTCCCCGGCCCACCAGATCCCGTTCGAGCCGCCGCTCGACGGCATCGATGCGGGCTGGCGATTCGGGATGCCCGAAGCCGTTGTCGTGACGCCGGCAGGCGTCGTGGGCGATGAGAGCCAGCATGCCAGGGAGTGCGCCCGCGGCACGGGCGCGAACCAGGTTGAGGAATCGCGCGTCGGTCAGCCGTCGCGGCGGCGGCCGGCGCGGGCGTCATCCAGGGCGCTTCGCAGCGCGCCTATCTCCGACTGAAGGTCCCGCCGCGCCACGTCGATCTCCAGGAGCGCCGCGCGCCAGCGCCGGAAGACCAACCCGAGGCCCGCCGCGGCCAGCACCAGGGCGACGCCGACCGCCACGAGCAGGCCTCGTCCCGCGATCTGGCCGAGCCAGATGGCCGCGGCGCCGTCCAACAGCAGGATCGCGAACGCGACACCGAAGACGAGCCCGCTCGACCGCCACGAGGTCATCGCACCGGCCGTCGCCGCCGCGCCAGGATCACCAGAGGGGAGCCGTTACGGATGCCGATCTCCCCGAGCGTGCGCGTCTCGTCACGCACCAGCGCCCCGCCCGACTTCACCTCGAAGGCGCCCGCGTCCGACGCCGCGATGTGAGCCGTGGCCAGCGCCCGCGCCTTCACGGCCGTGACACGCTCGTCCGCCGAAGCCTCGAGCGACACCGGCATCCAGGTGTCGCCAATGGTCACGCGCACCACCAATCGGCTGGGGGCGGCGGCGCTCATGAGGCCACCGCTGTCGCGGCCGGCGCCGGCAACGTCGAGAAGAAACGCTTCACCTGCTGGTCGAACAGCAACGACGATCCGCGCACCGCCGACCCGCCTGCCGCGGGGACGGCCGCGATGACGATCTCCTCGCCGCCCTGCCCGCGCAGCACTATGTGGCGCGCCGATTCCTGCTCAATGAACGCGCCGGTCGCCGGCACGCGAGTGGTGAAGAAGACGGCCGCCCGCCGCACCACTTCATCAGGAGCGAGCGAGGTCACGATCTCGTGAGTCATCGACAGCTCCAGTCCACCAGGTAATCCCGCCGGTCGAAGATGTAGTAGCAGCTACCACTAAGGTACTTTCTTTGAGAGGAGGTTGCACGGAGCGGCCAAGCCCGGTCAGATCAGCCTCGAGATCCGGAAGGCCTGGCCCGGGCTTCGGCACGACCCACGACGGCCCGGCGCAACAGATCGCGCGCGCCGGGCCGCCGGCGCACCACGACGACCAGTTCTCCCGCGGGCTCGGGCTCCACTTCTGTCACCGTCGTGAATAGCAGGTCCGGCAGCGCTTCGGGCAGGAGGAAATCGTACCAAGTCCCATGCCACACGAACGTGACCGCCGTCCCCGCCGCGCGCTGCCACGCGCGCGCGTCGAGCATCACGTCCATGAAAACGTCGTCCTCGACCTTCGTGACCGAGGGCGCGAGGCGCTCGCCGTCGAGGAAGAAGAGCGCCGGGAACGGCTCGCCGTCGTGACGAGCGTAGTTCGCCTCCACCGCGTCATCGAGGGCTTCCAGTTCCGGAACTCTGGCGCGCCACTCGAGGTGGTGCCTAACCTCGTGCGTCAGCGTCTCCCACGCTTCCCGTCGCCAGTCGAAGTCGGGATCGATCCGAGCGAGTGCCGAGAAGGAGCCGTAGTGGAGGTCCACGCTGGAGCGCAGGCCCGGGCTGTCGTCGCCCGGCGCGCCGAAGTCGTGCGGGACGCACTCGCCGAGCGTGAAGACGTCACGGCGGACCGGGTGCGGGACCGTCTTCCCGGTCACGACTATGTCCACGATGCCGTCGAGGAATGCCCTAGGGAGTTCGCGAGCCATGCCGCGGACCATCGCCTCGAAGTCGCGGCGGCGCATCCGCGCCTCAGCCCAGCGCCGCCTCGCACGCCGCCACGAGCGGCGCGAACGACAGCTCCGCCCCGCAGGCGGACCGGGCGAGCGTGGCGGCGTCCTCCCGCTGGCCGCGGGCGAGTAGGTCCATGACGGCCGGTCCCGAACGCGGGTTGCGGAACCAATCTTCGTCGAAGCGCTCGCGCAGCTGCGCCCGGAGCGTCGCCTCCAGCTGCCACGAACGCAGGTAGCGCGCCGCGTAGAACCCGTCGTCCAGGTCCAGCAACGCGTCCTCGCCGGCGTACCGGAACCCCGTGGCTTCGGTGAGGAACTCGGCGTAACACCCGGCGCCCACCTCGAGCGACGGCGCGCGGTGCAGCTCCAGCTCGTAGCGCAGCTTGGCGGCATACCGGCGCATGATCGCGAGCAGCGCGAAGTGCTGCGCACGCAGGAAGGCGGCCAGGCGCTCGCCCCGGAGCGCCGTGTACCTCGTGAGCCACGCGGGCTCGAGCAGCACGTGCTCGAACAGCATCGCATAGCATTCCGTCACCGAGTTGTCGCCGAGCCAGCGGTGCTCGAAAGCGAGCGCTCGGCCCGCGTTGGCGAAGTGGAGCGCGTGCCCCAGCTCATGGAAGAACGCCCGGTAGTCCACCTGCCCGCCGTGCGGCCGGATGACGAGGTAGATCTCGTCCGGAACCTGAACCGGGGCGCAGAAGGCGCGCGGCCGCTTCCGCTCCCGGTCCTCGGTGTCGTAACGGATCCGTCCCGCCGCCTCCGCATCGAGTCCCATCTCGCCCACCTGCCGGCGCGCCACCGGCACGAGGTCCGGCGCCGGGAACACGTCGTCGAACGACGCGCCCCGGAACAGGAAGGCGCCGTCGGAGCGCTCCGCGTCGCCGGGCGCCAGCGACAGCTCGGCGCGCAACCGTTCCGTGAGGAGGTCGAAGTACAGGTCCTTGGTCTGATCGAGGAAGCGGCCGCAGGCCACACCCAGCGCCTCCAGGTCGATGCCCATGAGAGCGGCGCGGGCCGCGATGTGGTCGCCGTCGCCGAGCGGCGCCAGCAACTCCCGCTCCGTCGCCAGCCGTTCGCGCCGAAGCGAGGAGGGCGCCCCCAGCAACTTGCGGCGAGCGGCGTCCAGCAGGAGACGCCGCTCCCGGCGGGGCTCGTTCGCGATGGCAATGGCGACCCGCTGGTACGGCATCCGCTCTCCGCCGTTCACCACCACCTCCGCCGCCGACTCCCAAGCGTGCAGCCGGTCGTCGAGCGCCGCGACCGCGCGACCCACCCGGTTCTCCACCACCCACTCGAACAGCTCACGGTGGCCGCGCGCCGCCTCCCACGCCTCCTCCCCCGCGAGGTCGGCGTACCGCGCGAAGATCTCCTCGAAGTGCGTCTCGGACGTGAGCCCCGCCCCCGCACGGTAGCTCTCGCGCCCGAGCTCCTCGCACATCCGCTCTCCGCGCGACCGCAGTTCGTCGGCCGTCACGACGTGAGACGCTCCGCCACCCAGTTCGGCAGGCGGTCCATCGCCACCCGGTCCTGCGCCAGCGTGTCTCGGTGTCGCACCGTCACCGTCGCGTCCTCCTTCGTCTGCCCGTCCACCGTGATCGCGAACGGCGTCCCTGCCTCGTCCTGGCGCCGGTACCTGCGGCCGATCGACCCACCGTCGTCGTAGAAGACGCTGAAGCGGGTGCGCAGCTCGTCGTAGATCCGCCGTGCTATCTCGGGCATGCCGTCCTTCTTCACCAGCGGCAGGACCGCCGCCTTGATGGGCGCGATCGCTGGATGCAACCGCAACACTACCCGCGTCTCGCCCTCCACCGCCTCCTCGTGGTACGCGTCCAACAGCACCACCAGCGCCGTGCGGTCCGCCCCCACCGACGTCTCGACCACGTAGGGCAGATAACGCTCGTTCCGCTCCTGATCGAAGTACTCGAGCTTCTTCCCCGAGTACTCCTGGTGCCGCGACAGATCGAAGTCGGTCCGGTTGTGGATCCCCTCAAACTCGTGCCAGCCGAACGGGAATTCGTACTCGATGTCGTAGGCCGCTTTCGCGTAGTGCGCCAGCTCCCCGGCGGTGTGTTGATGGAAGCGCAATTTCTCCTGCCGCACGCCGAGCGCCTCGTGCCACTTCATGCGCTCGTGACGCCAGAACTCGAACCACTCCTCGTCCGTGCCCGGCCGCACGAAGAACTGCATCTCCATCTGCTCGAACTCGCGGGTGCGGAAGATGAAGTTCCCGGGTGTGATCTCGTTGCGGAACGCCTTACCGATCTGCGCGATGCCGAACGGCACCTTCTGCCGCGAGCCCTGAAGGACGTTAAGGTAATTGACATAGATGCCCTGCGCGGTCTCGGGACGCAGATACACGACCGATGCTTCCTCCTCTACCGGGCCCATGAACGTCTTGAACATCAGGTTGAACAGGCGCGGCGCGGTAAGCGAGCCCCTGGTCCCGCAAACGGGACACTGTCCGTCAGGCTGCCCGGGAGTGCCCTTGATGCGCGGATCGTCGGAGCGGAAGCGTTGCTTGCACTGCTTGCAGTCCACCAGCGGGTCGGTGAAGCCGCTCACGTGGCCGGAAGCCTCCCACACCCGCGGATGCATCAGGATGCCAGCGTCCAAGCCTTCGATGTCGTCGCGCGCGTGAACCATCGAGCGCCACCACCGGTCCTTGATGTTGCGCTTCAGCTCAACGCCGAGCGGACCGTAATCCCACACCGAGCCGATCCCGCCGTAGAGCTCGGACGACTGGAACACGAAGCCACGTCGCTTGCAGAGCGACACCAGCTTCTCCATGCGATCGTTGTCAGCCATGAAACCCTTCTGAACCGGGGTGACAGTTGGAAGGCGGCGCATATTAGCCGGCCTCCAGTGGACCGGCAAGCCGCTTTGGACCCGCGCGGCCGATGCCGATGCCAATAGTTGCACGCCCGTAACCAAATATAGATTAGGGACTTGCGTGT containing:
- a CDS encoding glycine--tRNA ligase, yielding MADNDRMEKLVSLCKRRGFVFQSSELYGGIGSVWDYGPLGVELKRNIKDRWWRSMVHARDDIEGLDAGILMHPRVWEASGHVSGFTDPLVDCKQCKQRFRSDDPRIKGTPGQPDGQCPVCGTRGSLTAPRLFNLMFKTFMGPVEEEASVVYLRPETAQGIYVNYLNVLQGSRQKVPFGIAQIGKAFRNEITPGNFIFRTREFEQMEMQFFVRPGTDEEWFEFWRHERMKWHEALGVRQEKLRFHQHTAGELAHYAKAAYDIEYEFPFGWHEFEGIHNRTDFDLSRHQEYSGKKLEYFDQERNERYLPYVVETSVGADRTALVVLLDAYHEEAVEGETRVVLRLHPAIAPIKAAVLPLVKKDGMPEIARRIYDELRTRFSVFYDDGGSIGRRYRRQDEAGTPFAITVDGQTKEDATVTVRHRDTLAQDRVAMDRLPNWVAERLTS